Proteins encoded together in one Polaribacter reichenbachii window:
- the ftsA gene encoding cell division protein FtsA, whose amino-acid sequence MEDNKIAVGLDIGTTKIVAMIGRKNEYGKIEVVGIGKAKSLGVKRGVVSNITQTIQSIQQAVDEAESVSGVKIENVVVGIAGQHIRSLHHSDYITRNNADEVIEDVDIDDLVNQVHKLVMLPGEEIIHVLPQEFKVDSQADIKEPIGMYGGRLEANFHVVVGQVSSIRNIGRCVKSAGLDLSEITLEPLASAQAVLSQEEKEAGVALIDIGGGTTDLAIFKDGIIRHTAVIPFGGNVITDDIKEGCSIIEKQAELLKIKFGSAWPGENKETEIVSIPGLRGREPKEITLKNLSKIIHARVQEIIEHVYLEIKNYGHETAKGKLIAGIVLTGGGSQLKHLRQLVEYITGMDARIGFPNEHLAGDSDEALSSPSYATAVGLLMEGLEKEIKIEEVVEEIVNEQIEEETEEEIAPKVEIKAKPKKKSFFEKFTEGLKDFLDNAE is encoded by the coding sequence ATGGAAGATAATAAAATAGCTGTTGGTTTAGATATTGGTACAACCAAAATAGTTGCCATGATTGGTCGTAAAAACGAATATGGAAAAATTGAGGTTGTTGGTATAGGTAAGGCAAAAAGTTTAGGCGTTAAACGTGGTGTGGTTAGTAATATTACACAAACCATACAATCTATACAACAAGCAGTAGATGAAGCAGAAAGTGTGTCTGGTGTAAAAATTGAAAATGTTGTTGTGGGTATTGCTGGCCAGCATATTAGAAGTTTACATCATAGCGATTATATTACAAGAAATAACGCAGACGAAGTAATAGAAGATGTAGATATAGATGATTTGGTAAACCAAGTACATAAATTAGTAATGTTGCCAGGAGAAGAAATTATTCATGTGTTACCACAAGAATTTAAGGTAGATTCTCAAGCGGATATTAAAGAGCCAATTGGTATGTATGGTGGTCGTTTAGAAGCTAATTTTCATGTAGTGGTTGGGCAAGTTTCATCTATCAGAAATATTGGGCGTTGTGTAAAAAGTGCAGGTTTAGATTTAAGTGAAATTACTTTAGAGCCGTTAGCATCTGCACAAGCAGTTTTAAGTCAAGAAGAAAAAGAAGCAGGTGTTGCTTTAATAGATATAGGTGGTGGTACAACAGATTTAGCCATTTTTAAAGACGGAATTATTAGACACACAGCTGTAATTCCTTTTGGAGGTAATGTTATTACAGATGATATTAAAGAAGGTTGTTCAATTATAGAAAAACAAGCCGAGTTATTAAAAATTAAGTTTGGTTCTGCTTGGCCAGGAGAAAATAAAGAAACAGAAATTGTTTCTATACCAGGTTTAAGAGGTAGAGAACCAAAAGAAATTACGCTTAAAAATTTATCAAAAATTATACATGCAAGAGTCCAAGAAATTATTGAACATGTATATTTAGAAATAAAAAATTACGGACATGAAACAGCAAAAGGGAAACTAATTGCTGGTATTGTGTTAACAGGTGGTGGCTCTCAATTAAAACATTTACGTCAGTTAGTAGAATATATTACTGGTATGGATGCTAGAATTGGTTTTCCTAACGAACATTTAGCAGGCGATTCAGATGAAGCTTTGTCAAGCCCTTCTTATGCAACAGCAGTTGGTTTATTAATGGAAGGTTTAGAAAAAGAAATAAAAATTGAAGAGGTTGTAGAAGAAATTGTAAATGAACAAATTGAAGAAGAAACAGAAGAAGAAATAGCCCCAAAAGTAGAAATTAAGGCAAAGCCAAAAAAGAAATCTTTTTTCGAAAAATTTACAGAAGGATTAAAAGATTTTTTAGATAATGCTGAGTAA